In the Sulfurimonas sp. genome, one interval contains:
- a CDS encoding primosomal protein N', producing the protein MNYYNIALINSPLEPFTYQSLKIMDIGTKVKVKVRNREVEGIVIAKCDEPIFECLEILEIYNLVYSTKQLELGKFISAYYFCSLGEAVGLMLPFESNEILNLVQDDGLCVQDDSHLVIASEARQSQKSKECRVTSFLAVTEKSYNNRRHSKLDLESKDKISSSIILSDRQNEALEFLKQHKISLLFGDTGSGKTEIYMKYFEEMIEQKKRAIFLMPEISLTPQMSKRLKIHFGDSVVMWHSKLTPKQKKDALGKIYDGSAKIIAGPRSALFLPIKDLGLIVVDEEHDESYKSSSRPRYNARDIAIYMGKLYDIPVVLGSATPSLTTYVKFPHIRLKGGYFSSKKEFIYERSVESLSPVVMSNLKKSLEKKEQAILFLPTRANFKYLICSDCGHTHKCAFCSVGMSIHQKSRSLRCHYCNFAVAIPQECFECKSSNLTSSRLGTAEAAQNIREEFDGSKVEQFDRDAITTANKLKKALKSFNDREIDILVGTQMISKGHDYHGVTLAVVLGMDNMLNMSDYRAREKALSTLIQVAGRSGRKESAKVLVQSFNEEFFKEYVDKYEEFLEDEKEYRKELYPPYKKLCRVLFSHKNGIKAQDTMNEMLGCLQKNSNVEVVGFGKCAIERVADKYRFEILLRADKSTDIIKAVSACRVDLAEIDMDPVEFS; encoded by the coding sequence TTGAACTACTACAACATTGCACTAATCAACTCACCCTTAGAGCCGTTTACTTACCAAAGCCTAAAAATCATGGATATCGGTACAAAAGTAAAAGTAAAGGTTAGAAATAGAGAAGTTGAGGGCATCGTTATTGCCAAATGTGATGAGCCGATATTTGAGTGTTTAGAGATTTTAGAGATTTATAACCTTGTTTACTCTACAAAACAGCTTGAGTTGGGCAAGTTTATCTCTGCTTACTACTTTTGTTCACTCGGTGAGGCTGTTGGGCTGATGTTACCGTTTGAAAGTAATGAGATCCTGAATCTTGTTCAGGATGACGGATTGTGCGTTCAGGATGACAGCCACCTCGTCATTGCGAGCGAAGCGCGGCAATCTCAAAAATCTAAAGAGTGCCGCGTCACTTCATTCCTCGCAGTAACAGAAAAATCATATAATAATCGGCGTCATTCCAAACTTGATTTGGAATCTAAAGATAAAATTTCATCTTCTATCATTCTCTCAGACAGACAAAACGAAGCGTTAGAATTTTTAAAACAGCATAAAATTTCTCTACTTTTTGGCGATACGGGAAGCGGAAAAACAGAGATATATATGAAATACTTTGAAGAGATGATCGAGCAAAAAAAACGCGCTATTTTTCTTATGCCGGAGATTTCACTAACTCCGCAGATGAGCAAAAGACTAAAAATACATTTTGGCGATAGTGTAGTTATGTGGCACTCAAAACTCACGCCAAAACAAAAAAAAGACGCACTCGGCAAGATTTATGACGGGAGTGCCAAGATAATCGCCGGTCCCCGTTCTGCTCTCTTTTTGCCTATAAAAGATTTGGGGCTGATTGTAGTCGACGAAGAGCATGACGAGAGTTACAAATCATCCTCAAGACCTCGTTACAATGCAAGAGATATAGCGATATATATGGGAAAACTCTATGATATCCCTGTTGTTTTAGGAAGTGCTACACCATCTTTAACTACTTATGTAAAGTTTCCGCATATTAGGCTAAAAGGTGGTTACTTTAGCTCTAAAAAAGAGTTTATTTATGAGCGAAGCGTTGAGAGCCTTTCACCTGTAGTTATGAGTAATTTAAAAAAAAGTTTAGAAAAAAAAGAGCAAGCAATTTTATTTTTACCTACTCGTGCAAATTTTAAGTATCTTATATGCTCTGATTGCGGGCATACGCATAAATGCGCCTTTTGCAGCGTAGGGATGAGCATACATCAAAAATCACGCTCCCTTAGATGTCACTACTGTAATTTTGCCGTGGCTATACCGCAAGAGTGCTTCGAGTGTAAAAGTTCCAATCTTACAAGTTCAAGGCTTGGAACCGCCGAGGCTGCTCAAAATATAAGAGAAGAGTTTGACGGCTCAAAAGTCGAGCAGTTTGACAGAGATGCGATAACCACGGCAAACAAGTTAAAAAAAGCACTCAAAAGTTTTAACGACAGAGAGATAGATATACTTGTCGGAACGCAGATGATAAGCAAAGGGCATGACTACCATGGAGTGACTTTAGCGGTGGTTTTGGGTATGGATAATATGTTAAATATGAGTGATTACAGAGCCAGAGAAAAAGCACTCTCAACTCTCATTCAAGTAGCGGGAAGAAGCGGGCGGAAAGAGAGTGCCAAGGTTTTAGTACAGAGCTTTAATGAAGAGTTTTTTAAGGAGTATGTTGATAAATATGAAGAGTTTTTAGAGGATGAAAAAGAGTATCGCAAAGAGCTTTATCCGCCGTATAAAAAGCTTTGCCGTGTTTTGTTTTCGCACAAAAACGGTATAAAAGCTCAGGATACAATGAATGAAATGCTTGGGTGTTTGCAAAAAAATTCAAATGTTGAAGTGGTTGGATTCGGTAAATGTGCCATCGAGAGGGTTGCGGACAAGTATAGGTTTGAGATACTGCTTAGAGCCGATAAAAGTACGGATATCATAAAAGCTGTCTCTGCTTGCAGAGTTGATTTGGCAGAGATAGATATGGATCCCGTTGAGTTTTCATAA
- a CDS encoding DUF2442 domain-containing protein → MSKTINIIKAEYLKEYQIHLEFSDGMVQIIDFKNFILSSHNPAISKYKDLALFKAFSITEGDLEWNDYDLCFPIIDLYENKNIESFGGDNSNRAA, encoded by the coding sequence ATGAGTAAAACAATAAACATTATCAAAGCTGAATATCTTAAAGAGTATCAAATCCATTTGGAATTTAGCGACGGTATGGTACAAATCATAGATTTTAAAAATTTTATCCTTTCATCACATAATCCTGCAATATCAAAATATAAAGATTTAGCATTGTTCAAAGCTTTTTCGATTACCGAGGGTGATTTAGAGTGGAATGATTATGATTTATGTTTTCCAATTATTGATTTATATGAAAACAAAAATATAGAATCATTTGGCGGCGATAACTCAAATAGAGCTGCGTAA
- a CDS encoding DUF4160 domain-containing protein, whose amino-acid sequence MPKIFEYLGISILFYSNEHEPVHVHGKYQGYESKAEFIIVDGKIVDVIIKDVRGREPLPTTQLKEFKRFVNTFSNEIVQKWIDYFVLHKEVHCIKIEGSVR is encoded by the coding sequence ATGCCTAAAATTTTTGAGTATCTGGGAATATCAATCCTTTTTTACAGTAATGAACACGAACCTGTGCATGTTCACGGAAAATATCAAGGATATGAATCTAAAGCAGAGTTTATTATAGTAGATGGTAAAATAGTCGATGTTATTATCAAAGATGTAAGAGGACGAGAGCCTTTGCCTACAACTCAGTTAAAAGAGTTTAAGAGGTTTGTAAACACTTTTTCAAATGAGATTGTTCAGAAGTGGATTGACTACTTTGTACTACATAAAGAGGTTCATTGCATTAAGATTGAGGGGAGTGTAAGATAA
- a CDS encoding prepilin-type N-terminal cleavage/methylation domain-containing protein has product MKFSRAFTMIEMVFVIVVLAILAAIAVPKLAATRTDADITKGRADIASVRSGIVSERQGRLIQGQSSWIANGTGAGQMDNGGLFGGVLMYPMANESNKNGKWSATAGSGTYVFRADNINTTFTYYPTDSGSNKAGTFTCSAGSGNCDILTN; this is encoded by the coding sequence ATGAAATTCTCTCGTGCTTTTACGATGATAGAGATGGTTTTTGTTATTGTTGTACTTGCTATTTTAGCTGCCATAGCAGTTCCGAAATTGGCTGCAACAAGAACGGATGCTGATATCACAAAGGGTCGTGCCGATATTGCTTCTGTTCGTTCGGGTATAGTTAGTGAGAGACAAGGCAGGTTGATACAAGGGCAGTCTAGCTGGATAGCAAACGGAACGGGAGCAGGGCAGATGGATAACGGCGGACTTTTTGGAGGAGTGCTTATGTACCCTATGGCAAATGAATCAAATAAAAATGGAAAATGGAGTGCAACGGCAGGAAGCGGCACTTATGTTTTTAGAGCGGATAATATAAATACTACATTTACTTACTATCCTACTGATTCAGGTTCGAATAAAGCGGGGACTTTTACATGTTCTGCAGGCTCTGGTAACTGCGATATTTTGACTAATTGA
- a CDS encoding type II secretion system protein, whose product MRYSRAFTMIELILIIVISGILIAIALPRLAATRTDAMGAAALSNFKNVVKMISANATAKGAIPDISTIFSSNGGVTTTATTAVAAVGSTTCATATINGNDLNITIQSASGDCAPFAGIAAAGYPLLGVAVVR is encoded by the coding sequence ATGAGATATTCTCGCGCTTTTACGATGATAGAGTTGATATTAATTATCGTTATTTCGGGTATTTTGATTGCTATTGCGCTACCGAGGCTTGCTGCGACAAGAACTGATGCAATGGGTGCGGCTGCTTTATCAAATTTTAAAAATGTAGTAAAAATGATATCGGCAAATGCAACGGCAAAAGGTGCTATACCGGATATTTCAACAATTTTTTCATCTAACGGTGGAGTTACAACTACTGCAACAACGGCAGTAGCAGCAGTTGGCAGTACAACATGCGCTACTGCAACGATAAATGGGAATGATTTAAATATAACTATTCAATCGGCAAGCGGTGATTGTGCTCCGTTTGCCGGAATTGCTGCTGCCGGTTATCCTTTGCTAGGGGTTGCAGTAGTTCGTTGA
- a CDS encoding type II secretion system protein yields the protein MKRAGFTMIELIFVIVILGILAAVAVPKLAATRDDAKISAQLASATQALKNLGAEFTSQAAFTNYTAAMANGSAKCFTFSTTVDGNVTVAPTVQDTTACPTTVSVPVFAEAAKNGLLNTDGAQKVYNFGGSTIVR from the coding sequence ATGAAAAGAGCTGGTTTTACAATGATCGAGTTGATTTTCGTTATCGTTATTTTAGGTATTTTGGCTGCTGTGGCAGTTCCAAAATTAGCAGCAACAAGAGATGATGCAAAAATATCTGCACAACTTGCAAGTGCTACACAGGCGTTGAAAAACTTAGGGGCTGAGTTTACTTCTCAGGCTGCGTTTACAAATTATACGGCTGCAATGGCGAATGGTTCTGCTAAATGTTTTACATTTTCAACAACAGTGGATGGAAATGTTACGGTAGCACCGACTGTGCAGGATACTACTGCTTGCCCGACAACGGTATCTGTTCCAGTATTTGCAGAAGCTGCAAAAAATGGTTTATTAAATACTGATGGTGCGCAAAAAGTATATAACTTTGGCGGATCAACGATAGTTCGTTAA
- the flgB gene encoding flagellar basal body rod protein FlgB: MSMEISATQALAAKALDYRAIRQDVISSNIANADTPYYRPRDVRFEDALAIEKAKVLNQNSPKLQMAQTSSAHLAFQDEQSSLKAKTFFRDGHMARNDGNSVDLDVETTEMSKNSIMFNALVNAIKKDTGIYRSVIDASSKVS, from the coding sequence ATGAGTATGGAGATTTCTGCAACACAAGCATTAGCCGCAAAGGCACTTGATTATAGAGCCATCCGTCAGGATGTGATATCTTCAAATATCGCAAATGCCGATACTCCATATTACAGACCTAGGGATGTACGATTTGAAGATGCGTTGGCTATTGAAAAAGCCAAAGTGCTAAATCAAAACAGCCCGAAACTTCAAATGGCTCAAACAAGCTCGGCGCATTTAGCGTTTCAAGATGAGCAAAGCTCACTTAAAGCTAAAACATTTTTCAGAGACGGTCATATGGCCAGAAATGACGGCAATAGCGTGGATTTGGATGTTGAGACTACTGAGATGAGTAAAAACTCCATTATGTTCAATGCTTTGGTAAACGCCATCAAAAAAGATACCGGAATTTACAGAAGCGTTATAGATGCATCTTCTAAAGTTAGTTAG
- the flgC gene encoding flagellar basal body rod protein FlgC — MSNFLNSFDISGYGLSAQRVRVNTISQNIANAQTTRTDEGGPYRRKEVVFKAINFNEQFNKALENISESAKYQDPLNEGDFGKKVNPAIMSVVVDKISRDDREPKMKYDPAHPDADANGYVAYPNVNPVIEMADLVEATRSYQANVAAFESSKNIANSAISLLQ; from the coding sequence ATGAGTAATTTTTTAAATAGTTTTGATATCAGCGGTTACGGGCTTTCTGCTCAGCGTGTTCGCGTAAACACAATCTCTCAAAATATAGCAAATGCTCAAACGACGAGAACGGACGAAGGCGGACCTTACAGAAGAAAAGAGGTTGTTTTTAAAGCGATTAACTTCAATGAGCAGTTTAACAAAGCATTGGAAAATATCTCGGAGAGTGCAAAGTATCAAGATCCTCTAAATGAAGGTGATTTCGGTAAAAAGGTCAATCCTGCTATAATGAGCGTAGTAGTTGATAAAATCTCAAGAGACGACAGAGAGCCAAAGATGAAGTATGACCCTGCTCATCCTGATGCGGATGCAAACGGATATGTTGCATATCCAAATGTTAATCCCGTTATCGAAATGGCCGATTTAGTAGAAGCAACTCGCTCTTACCAAGCAAATGTGGCAGCTTTTGAGAGTTCAAAAAATATAGCAAACAGTGCAATTTCACTGTTACAATAA
- the fliE gene encoding flagellar hook-basal body complex protein FliE translates to MSSIESIVGASTADLLKQKSKIEGVGGGEDFAKHLKSAINEVNNLQNSSEQAIGDMATGQVKDLHQAALAIGKAETSMKLMLEIRNKALSAYKELGRTQL, encoded by the coding sequence ATGAGTAGTATTGAGAGTATAGTAGGCGCTTCCACAGCCGACTTACTAAAACAAAAAAGCAAGATAGAAGGTGTCGGGGGTGGCGAAGATTTTGCTAAGCATTTAAAATCCGCTATAAACGAAGTCAATAATCTTCAAAATTCAAGCGAACAGGCGATAGGAGATATGGCGACGGGGCAGGTAAAAGATCTGCATCAAGCAGCCCTTGCCATCGGAAAAGCCGAAACAAGCATGAAACTTATGCTAGAGATTAGAAATAAAGCACTTAGTGCTTATAAAGAGCTTGGTAGAACGCAATTATAA
- a CDS encoding penicillin-binding protein 2 gives MNNQNKSKKIFLLYSLIVFGFLIFLGVMLLTTLKSRDLPSLYTKESSKATRGSIISADGFHLATTIKLYKAVVNTYYIDPEKRELFVELFSIYSGIDAKEIEDKLKKQNGVAVLSYNIPEKQAQYLKQLSYELRRLKVFIERKNSITGKTTLHGLNIIESGESREYAYDKLLTPIIGYPHKVEEDGYTYTKGVKGIEKRFENELQAKQDEISQGPRDVNGYIILNRDSFTKPEINGLDVKLNIPVELQIRIEKMLDKMRAELNAREAMVVVMNSANGKVITMASSNRFLPKSIQTEDFPSLNSNMIEYSFEPGSVIKTITFSILLDKGLVNPYDMVNGHGGRYQIGKKVITDEHKFSWLSAEDIIVHSSNVGIAQLAQKLPGADFNQGLINFGFSTVSTPDLIYERVGSIPDSLQLNNEIYKATCSYGYGMRVNLMQLIRAYSAFNNNGRMVTPKIVDCFIDGHRKELKIPNEEQIQVIKSSTAQRMKDILIKTVNEGTGTKAKTAGLEIGGKTGTAHLVEDGQYVNEYNTAFIGFANDKTTRYTIGAIVIRPKKSQFAAQTAVPVFKKTLDILIEENYLKPAAADDNSSKPNIVK, from the coding sequence ATGAATAACCAAAACAAAAGCAAAAAAATATTTCTTCTTTACTCGTTAATTGTGTTTGGTTTTTTAATATTTTTAGGCGTAATGCTTCTTACAACCCTAAAATCCCGTGATTTGCCGTCTTTGTACACAAAAGAGAGCTCAAAAGCTACCAGAGGCTCCATTATCAGCGCAGACGGTTTTCATCTGGCAACAACGATAAAACTTTATAAAGCCGTTGTAAATACCTACTACATAGACCCGGAAAAGAGAGAACTATTTGTAGAACTCTTCAGTATCTACTCGGGAATCGATGCCAAAGAGATTGAAGATAAACTAAAAAAGCAAAACGGTGTAGCCGTTCTTAGTTATAACATACCCGAAAAACAGGCACAATATCTTAAACAACTCTCTTATGAACTTAGAAGACTTAAAGTTTTCATTGAAAGAAAAAACTCTATCACAGGCAAAACAACACTGCACGGATTAAATATTATTGAGAGCGGAGAGAGCAGAGAGTATGCTTATGATAAACTTTTAACTCCTATCATAGGCTACCCTCACAAAGTAGAAGAGGACGGATATACTTATACAAAAGGTGTCAAGGGTATAGAAAAAAGATTTGAAAATGAACTTCAGGCAAAACAAGACGAGATAAGCCAAGGTCCAAGAGATGTAAACGGTTATATTATCTTAAATAGAGACAGCTTTACAAAGCCCGAAATCAACGGTCTTGACGTAAAACTCAATATCCCCGTTGAGCTTCAAATACGAATAGAAAAAATGCTTGATAAAATGAGGGCGGAGTTAAATGCCAGAGAAGCAATGGTTGTAGTAATGAACTCCGCAAACGGCAAAGTCATCACTATGGCAAGTTCAAATAGGTTTTTACCAAAATCAATACAAACGGAAGATTTTCCGTCTCTAAACAGCAATATGATTGAGTATAGTTTTGAACCGGGAAGCGTTATTAAAACTATTACCTTTTCAATTCTTTTAGATAAAGGACTTGTAAATCCTTATGATATGGTAAACGGACATGGCGGACGCTACCAAATCGGAAAAAAAGTTATAACGGATGAACATAAATTTAGCTGGTTAAGCGCTGAAGATATTATTGTTCACTCATCTAATGTCGGAATAGCCCAGCTGGCGCAAAAACTCCCCGGAGCTGATTTTAACCAAGGACTTATAAACTTTGGTTTTTCTACCGTATCTACGCCTGACCTTATATATGAAAGAGTCGGTTCCATTCCCGATTCACTGCAGTTAAACAATGAGATTTACAAAGCTACCTGTTCATATGGATACGGTATGCGCGTAAATCTTATGCAGCTTATCAGAGCCTACAGTGCGTTTAACAACAACGGAAGAATGGTAACTCCAAAAATAGTGGACTGCTTTATAGACGGACATAGAAAAGAGTTAAAAATTCCAAATGAAGAACAGATTCAGGTTATAAAAAGTTCAACCGCACAGAGGATGAAAGATATTCTTATAAAAACCGTAAATGAAGGTACGGGAACAAAAGCAAAAACGGCGGGCTTAGAGATAGGCGGCAAAACCGGAACGGCTCACCTAGTTGAAGACGGTCAATATGTCAATGAATACAATACCGCTTTTATCGGCTTTGCCAACGACAAAACGACTAGATATACAATCGGCGCAATTGTAATAAGACCTAAAAAAAGCCAATTTGCCGCTCAAACCGCCGTGCCTGTCTTTAAAAAAACACTTGATATTCTAATTGAAGAAAATTACTTAAAACCTGCTGCCGCTGATGACAACTCTTCAAAGCCAAATATTGTCAAGTAA
- the panC gene encoding pantoate--beta-alanine ligase — MKIISSPLELKNYLKNKNLTIGFVPTMGALHEGHISLIKKAKEQNALVVVSIFLNPTQFLKGEDLDKYPKKDEADKKICELSGVDVLFFPRVEDIYGVDEVSLLAPKVRGFVLEGASRPSHFNGVLTVVMKLLNIVNPTKAYFGKKDAQQLNLISLMVKQLFMDVEIVPVDTVREKDGLALSSRNVYLTPQEREEALKIPSSLRSATVMVTRGVLGSKEITSNMREILAPLEIFYVEILDREFNRLLDVEIGNTIILVEVKVGTTRLLDNIWL; from the coding sequence ATGAAGATTATTTCTAGTCCATTAGAATTAAAAAATTATTTAAAAAATAAAAATCTAACTATCGGTTTTGTTCCGACTATGGGTGCTTTGCATGAGGGTCATATATCGCTTATAAAAAAAGCGAAAGAGCAAAATGCACTTGTCGTAGTCTCTATATTTTTAAACCCGACGCAGTTTTTAAAAGGTGAAGATTTAGATAAATATCCAAAAAAGGATGAGGCAGATAAAAAGATATGCGAATTAAGCGGTGTCGATGTTCTGTTTTTTCCGCGAGTTGAAGATATCTACGGCGTAGACGAAGTTAGCTTGCTTGCACCAAAAGTCAGAGGTTTCGTTTTAGAAGGGGCAAGCCGCCCATCACATTTTAACGGTGTTTTAACGGTTGTAATGAAACTTTTAAATATAGTAAATCCTACAAAAGCATACTTTGGCAAAAAAGATGCGCAACAGCTAAATCTTATATCTTTGATGGTAAAACAGCTTTTTATGGATGTAGAGATAGTCCCTGTTGATACTGTTAGAGAAAAAGACGGATTGGCTCTTAGCAGTAGAAATGTTTACTTAACACCGCAAGAGAGAGAAGAGGCGCTTAAAATCCCGTCTTCTCTCCGCAGTGCAACTGTTATGGTAACAAGAGGAGTGCTTGGCTCTAAAGAGATAACATCCAATATGAGAGAAATTTTAGCACCGTTAGAGATTTTTTATGTAGAAATATTAGATCGTGAATTTAACCGACTTTTGGATGTAGAGATAGGAAATACAATTATTTTGGTTGAAGTAAAAGTAGGAACTACCAGATTACTTGACAATATTTGGCTTTGA
- the prfB gene encoding peptide chain release factor 2, whose product MDNYEYTELLKNISKKMSNITGVVEPDKLEARLDEITELENSQEFWNDAAYAATIQKEKTQCERKLKKYSLAKNALEDAKELYEMAKEENDEDSINECFGSAEELENLIRNMEIEVLLSEETDANNAILSIHPGAGGTESQDWASILLRMYKRFAERRGWSVEVLDYQAGDEAGIKDVSLLIKGENAYGYLKVENGIHRLVRISPFDSNAKRHTSFSSVMVSPEVDDDINIEIEDRDIRIDTYRSSGAGGQHVNKTESAIRITHLKTNIVVQCQNDRSQHKNKATAMKMLKSRLYELELEAQKAQTAGIAKSEIGWGHQIRSYVMQPYQQIKDTRSNEAYTNISAILDGDIDRMIEDVLISQNRS is encoded by the coding sequence ATGGATAATTACGAATATACGGAACTTTTAAAGAATATTTCAAAAAAAATGAGCAATATTACAGGTGTCGTAGAGCCTGATAAACTTGAAGCGCGCCTTGATGAAATCACGGAACTGGAAAACTCTCAAGAGTTTTGGAATGATGCGGCTTATGCGGCAACTATCCAGAAAGAGAAGACTCAATGTGAACGAAAACTCAAAAAATACAGTCTTGCAAAAAACGCTCTTGAAGATGCCAAAGAGCTTTACGAAATGGCAAAAGAGGAAAATGACGAAGATTCTATTAACGAGTGTTTCGGGAGTGCCGAAGAACTAGAAAATCTTATACGAAATATGGAGATAGAAGTTCTTTTAAGCGAAGAGACTGACGCCAACAATGCCATTCTCTCCATTCATCCAGGAGCCGGCGGCACAGAATCACAGGATTGGGCTTCAATACTCCTTAGAATGTATAAAAGATTTGCCGAGAGACGAGGGTGGAGTGTTGAAGTGCTGGATTATCAAGCAGGGGATGAAGCAGGAATTAAAGATGTTTCTCTTCTTATAAAAGGCGAAAATGCCTATGGATACCTAAAAGTAGAAAACGGGATTCACAGACTTGTTCGCATCTCGCCTTTTGACTCTAACGCCAAAAGACATACATCATTTAGCTCCGTTATGGTATCTCCCGAAGTGGACGACGATATAAATATAGAGATTGAAGATAGAGATATTCGCATTGACACCTACCGTTCAAGCGGCGCAGGCGGGCAACATGTAAATAAAACAGAATCGGCAATCCGTATAACTCACCTCAAGACAAACATAGTCGTACAATGTCAAAATGACAGAAGTCAGCACAAAAACAAAGCAACGGCTATGAAAATGCTAAAATCGCGGCTCTATGAGCTGGAGCTTGAAGCTCAAAAAGCTCAGACTGCAGGAATTGCTAAAAGCGAAATAGGCTGGGGGCATCAGATTCGCTCCTATGTAATGCAGCCGTATCAACAGATAAAAGATACAAGAAGCAATGAAGCGTATACAAACATAAGCGCGATACTAGACGGCGATATAGACAGAATGATTGAAGATGTGCTTATTTCTCAAAACCGTTCATAA
- a CDS encoding arginyltransferase has translation MNILKEFRVDSKCSYLSDKNQTTDYKAIENCSAAFCQELIERGYRRFGKMYFRPVCAVCDECKSIKIDVENFKFTKSRRRVINKAANIKSYIQKPSMTKEHLLLFEKYHLFMKDKKGWEYSPTTPQNYYSSFVDAANDFGYEVLYFMGNKLIGVDLVDILEDGISSIYFYYDPDYQEYSLGKLSLYNQILFARKSQKKWVYLGYYVKDCPSLSYKSEYKPYLTLAGKPEIYEDSIWF, from the coding sequence ATGAATATACTTAAAGAGTTTAGAGTCGATAGCAAATGCTCATATTTGTCGGATAAAAATCAAACAACAGACTATAAGGCGATTGAAAACTGCTCTGCCGCTTTCTGCCAAGAGCTGATAGAAAGAGGGTATAGAAGATTCGGTAAAATGTATTTTAGACCTGTGTGTGCCGTATGTGATGAGTGTAAAAGCATAAAAATCGATGTAGAAAATTTTAAGTTTACAAAATCACGGAGAAGAGTTATAAACAAAGCTGCAAATATAAAAAGTTATATTCAAAAACCTTCTATGACAAAGGAACATCTTTTACTTTTTGAAAAATATCATCTTTTTATGAAAGATAAGAAAGGATGGGAATACAGTCCTACAACGCCGCAAAATTATTATAGCTCTTTTGTAGATGCCGCTAACGATTTTGGATATGAGGTTTTATATTTTATGGGCAACAAGCTTATCGGAGTGGATTTAGTTGATATCTTGGAAGACGGCATTTCATCTATCTACTTCTATTATGATCCTGATTATCAAGAATACTCGCTCGGCAAACTATCTCTTTATAACCAAATACTCTTTGCAAGAAAATCTCAAAAAAAATGGGTATATCTAGGCTATTATGTCAAAGATTGTCCGTCTCTCTCGTACAAATCCGAATATAAACCCTATCTAACCTTAGCAGGAAAACCTGAAATATATGAGGATTCTATATGGTTTTAG